The segment aaatttaagtatGGTTGggtaaaccaaatatatgtgcAGTATTGTTgttctctttgtttttgtcttctCCTCTATCGAATTGTTGGTGGCCTAGTGTAATGCAATTGGATTATTCTTTTGTGTATTGGATTCAAACATTCTTAGTACAAAATATTACCTTCTTAAATTGAACTTTTAAGAATTTTAcctggttgacaaaaaaaaaatttacctaaTGTGAGATGACATAAGGTCTATAACTTCCATGATAATTATCTTACCAAAACATTCCATGATAATTAAAAAGTGCTAATGATTTTTTGTCTcgttttttaaatcattttgacaaggaaaattatgttttgtgtttttttcattcaaacacacaaaataaaataatcccTAATATAGTCAGTAAACTATCTCAATCCGTAGCTCTCAgctccaaataaaaaaaactcgtCAAATAAATTAATTCCACTTACTGACTTACatatttaattctttttatacatatttaattcaGTAGAAACAAACCAAGCAAACTTTACAAGAAAtttcagtaaaaaaattaaaaagtaatttatttttgtgcATCCCACAGAAACACGCAAGAACCCTGGATTCTGTAGCTACTATACTAgtgttttcattttcataatGACACTGACATAATGAATTGTCTTTACCGTCATAAAAACTATGTTTTCTTCCGAGGTTGCGTATTGATTTTGCTAGTGGATTCTTCAATTCCGAGGAAAATTGCATTAAATCTCTCCAGAACCGTGACATACATTTATTACTCCATTTTGTGTAAAAGTCAATAAACAAATGTTACGTGTAATTAATTATTGTACCAGGACCTCCACCATTTTCTTAAGGTCTTTCGACAATTAATTAAAGCTAAAGAGAGTAACATTTGAAACAACAATCTTTCATAATAATAAGGTGGTTCAGTACGCATCACGGTATATACACACCCAAACACGTTACCGTGGCCACATGTATAGTTCATGACGTTAAACAATTGTACGAACAATGAAAAATGAGGTCCACTGCGTGCCATTTTCGAGCATCTAGTTGCTGCAACCACCTTTTTCGTAGCCATGCAGGTCCAAAGTGTACAACTATTAGCATGAAAAGGTATCTTATTCAACAATCATTACAACTATACTTTCAACTTCTGCGCATTAAAACCATTACACTTTATACAGGCACCTGCATAAACCCACCTGGTCCAGTCATCATATACGATCTATGACTATGCGTGTAGACGCATGAACACACATGATCAGAAACCTATGTTCTAATCAAAGTCACCTGGTTTTAACCATTGTTATTTTACTTCACACATTATTATTACCTGATGTCTGGTATATCATAAACCAGAGTatataaagagtttttttttctgagaaatatataaagagatcGACCGTTAGATGGGTAAGAGGTTTAAGATCTTTTATGTTTGAATTTATCACAGAAATGGATCACAAAGTAAATGACATGTGAGTAGAGAGATGTTGAAAGGCCATGTGAAACAACATAATATGAATCGAGGCGAAATGTCATCGTTTTCATAGTGCGATGAAATGGAGAGACAATGACCCTACATCATTAACATTTGCATGTTCTCTCTATCTTCAACATTACACCACTTTGTATATGGGCCTCTTTGGTTATGTCAATAGTGATATGCAACATATCTGCATCCTCCATTTTCTTAAATCACATTTATATACACACTTATGTTAAGTAATAACCCAATGGGCCTTATATGGTAGGCCCTTATTTATGTAGCCCGTTTATCGAATCTTAGACGCGGGGTTTGGTAGAGGAGATGCTCCTCCTTTGACATCTCTGAGAGTAGGGTGATTTACATGTAAAAGGTGTTCTGCTAGTGTGTTTCAAGTTTTCAAGAGTACTATATGGATATGATGAAAAGACTAGTATAAGagttttatgtaattatatgttCAATTATTTTGTGGTACTCTAgttttatattaagaaaataaaatgtcaGTGAGCTTAAGTTTGTTTTTAtgtgttaagaaaataaaatgtctGTGAATTTAGTTtgctgaaaaaaaaagtttgttttttgTGTTCATTTTGTTGATACTAatattatgaaatatttataattgaTGATaagttctctttttttctcaaaattctgttttcttttatctaaaaagTGAATAAGAACAATTTCCAAAGTTTTGGTTAATAACAATGTCAATTgttaaagaacaagatttttttgatatttggaATTTGTCTTGTTCTCATGCAATGTCTTTTACTTTTTAACCATGGCTGATTTGTGttcttgttaaaaaaaaacatgactgATTAAAAGATGATCAATCAGTATTTTGCCTCTTGGTTTTAATAAAATgcaataatttgattttgttaagAGTCATTTGTCCACATGGCATCTGAAACTGATGGTTACTTACAACTTGCAAGACCcaattggatacatggtatgacAACTCATGGTGTCGTGTTACCAATAACCTTGACAAAATTGTAGTTTCAGCCACAAGTCATATACTATAtggtttttgtttgtattattttcTCCCCTAAAATCAAGCTCTTTCACGCAATCTCCGGAGCCAACTCTTATATTTCACCATTTACTTCACGTTCTCTTCAATCATTGAAAGCTGAAACTTAAAACAAGGTAAACGTATGTATGTGGTTATTGTACATACATACGTAACATACATTCATACACCTTTCTCCTCTTTTCACTTTCATCACTTGCCTCGTGATTCATGCGAAATGGAACCTCCAATCGATGACCTTCAGATTGAATGTCAGGTCCATGAGTTGCTCGATTTCCCGGTATGTACAGATCGGACTTCCTCTATAATCTGTATTAAGACATTGTACTAACACAAAACTTATTGTAGTGTTCCATTGACCACCATACAAGAGAGGTCATCACTGATAAGGAAAAACCGTATAATTGTCCCTACTGTGGATCCAAGTGTACAGTCACAGGAGATATTCAATGTCTGCTTGAGCATCTAAGGAATGATCATCATGTTGAAATGCATGATGGGCGGTGTTTCAGTCATCGATATGTCCATCATAATCCTACTAAACATCATCATCATGCTACTCGGATGTTAACTGTAAGTTATATTACTCAATATTGTGTTACTCTTGTCACTTTGTTAATTCTCTTTCCCGGACAGCTTCTGGATTGTTACGGTCGACAATTCTGCTTATACTTTGAAGCATTCCACCTAAGAAGACGCCCATGTACATAGCTTTCATGCAGTTTATGGGAGACGAAGAGGAAGCGACGAGCTTCAGCTACACTTTGGAGGTCAATGGCAATGGCAGGAAGATGACATGGCAAGGAGTGCCTAGAAGCATTCGTGACAGTCACAAAACCGTCCGTGACAGCCAAGACGGCTTGATCATCACTCGCAAGTTGGCTTTGTTCTTCTCTGCCGACAATACAAACAGCAAGCAACTAAAGTTGAAGATTTCAGGTCGTGTATGGAGAGAACATTGAAGAATACAGTCTATTTTTTGTTGTGAATCCttgtaataatatattatactcGCAACAAAATAACCTCTTggtacaaaaaataaatagcagTTTTTAAGGGAAATGTCAAGTTAAATAAGTGATTATGTCTTCACTACTTCACAACAGAGGCTTCTTTAAGGTTTTAAGATACAGTTCGCCCATAGCTTAATGATGCAAGGTAGAGATTCTTTCCCCATTTTTCCTGTGGAACAGAAGGTAAAAACAATGCACAAGATCTCAGGTAATATTCATGGGAAGAGAGAAAGTAAGCTTTTACTGTACTCACCTTGACATGTGTGCTGGGGAATTGAGAGGTACGCAATGTCTCTTGTGTCTCATCGACCAGCCTACGCCGTGGGATGCTTAGGATTAGAGCAGCTTGATCGGTTGTTGCTGCTGTTGATGTGATTCTGAATCCACCATCCCAACGCCTGTGGATGCCTTCACTCGGATACAGAAAATCCAGTTCAACAACCTGAAGAGAGAGATAAATTGGTGAGTTTATGAAACATAAAATCAAAACGATAGAGGAAGAAAAGACATTACAAGCAGAAACCACTGAAGCCTAACCTGTTCACTGTAGCCAGAATTGCGGGACATAACAACACCCCATCGAGTTCCAGCTGTTGCCATGGAGGTTACATGGAAGCCTTCTCTCCACTTCTTGTTTATCCACTTGAATGGAAATGAATCGCTTACTTTGTAAGACTGCTGTGTAAACGCCGTACCTTCAAtaccaaattttaaaacaaagcatcGAATAAGCCATCAATGGTTCTCACGCTAAAGAGCTAGCCATAGTCATCCGCAAACATCCATGAATAAAGGTTTTCATCAAAGCGGGAAAAGTGTAGACCTTTTGACATGACAACTAAGGAGCTTCCATTGGCTGCACCAGCAATAGAACTTATGTAGTAATTCTTCTCCCACTGTTCCATTATCCATTCCTGAAACAGAACAGAGTTTATTCTCGCATAAGATCAATCCTCTTGACAAAACACAGAcctaataaataattaataacaaagtaACATTGGACAAACCTTATGCAAGAAGACAGGAGAGAGTTCGTAGACTTGGTTTGTGAAGCCAGTTCCAGCATCCATTATTAATGCCCATAGATTCGAACATGATGATACACAGCTTATTAACAACCCATCTGCGGTACCTCTCTCAATATGCTGTGCCAGTCTTGTATCAGCCACATTGTAATGATACCTGCTTGCAAACGTAGATTCTTAGCACAAAATTGAGTTCATTACAGACATACTGAAGTCAAAAATTGAAGTTCTATTTAACCGAGAAAACACTTGACACACAAACGCATTCCCAGTCGCAAAAGACATTTTACCTCTGCTTCATTGGTTGCCTGGCATTGTAAATCGATATCCATTGCGTTGCAGGGACACCTAGACGGACTTTCTTCCTAGGggcatcatcttcttcttccccaaTGCTTAACCTACCTCGCTTCTGTCCAACTTGAAAAATGATCTAcaaccaaaaaacaaataaaagacgTGTCAAACAATAACTCCAAGGTGACtacaaaacaagaaacaaaagcaAAGAGGAACAGGATGAAAACGTCACCTTTTGAGCACCCTCTGTGTTTATGGGCCTAATTGCCGGATTTTCCCCCAAGAGCTCTTGAAACAGAGATACTAACTTCCCGTAGTTAGGTTCCTCGTCAAATTTCATATTTACCACAATCTCAAGGAACTGCTTGAAAGGAGGGGGACAGAAACAACAAAGCATATCCGGCGATGTTGCCATCTTCTTTTTGCAAACGAGGAAGGACTTGTTATCTCCCTGAAAAAAATAAGCAAGATAAAGGATTACCAAAGAAAGAAGCATGCTATAACATAAAATCATtctacaaaacaaaaagataggTCTGCAGTACCTGATATCCTTGCCATGGCAATCGACCCCGGTGAAGGAAAATCAGTGTATATGCCAATGATTCAAGATCATCCCTTCTGCTAGCAGTTCTCCCTAAGTGAGCATGTGCACTTGCGTATCTAACTGTCCCCCTACAAAATCAAGGAGAGAAATATTCAAGAAGAGAGTAATAAGAGGGAATATAGAAATCAGAGCAACAGTTGGAAAATTCTTACCTAAACATATCGGGACGTTGATCATATTCAACATGTTGTCCGCTACCACCACCTTCTCTCCACTTTGTTGCTGGAAAAGTTAGTTAATAAGATGAGAAATGTAACTAAGCACCTAACAACGAAAATCACGGCGCGAATGAAATCAACCAACCTAGTCCCAAATCAACAAGAAACAGCTTTTTCTCTTGAGGCGTTGAAGGCTGGCCGAGTAAGAAATTTTCTGGCTTAACATCACCATGCACATAGCTGAAACCAAAGCAAATCATGACTTGTTAAGATTAGTAAACAAAGATAAACATAGTAACTTAGAGGTGCAGAAGCTCAGACAGATGTAAGAAGGAACCTCTGTCAACCAAGATAAATACAATAACAAAACAAAGTTGAAGGACAAACCCTTTTGCATGCATCTTTTCAAGGATGGAAAGTGATTCAACAGCAATGCAAGCTACCATTTCTGAGGACATTCTGTAAAGAGAAAAGGAAAGGAATCATTAGGGCAGTCATACTGGAAACCATATAAAGTTTGGATAATCATGTATAAGAAAAAAACTacattagttatttattaatgGAAGAGGCAGGAAATCTATAATGGATACTCACGCTTGCCCTGAAGTATTCCATATATCCCATAAGCTCGGCCCGAGTATGTCCATAACCTGAGgccatagaaaaaaaaagatgtacaATCAATGATACTGACcagagaaaaaattaaaaaggagAGAAGTAAAAGGGGAGAGATCCAAATACCATAACATAATAGTCTCCTTGCCTCCCTTTGAAATGTACTCTAGGGACTCCATGACTACCACCCAAGGTGCTGCTCACAACAAAATAAACATGTCGATTTCACGTTACAACTCagaagaatattaaaaaaatagtaag is part of the Raphanus sativus cultivar WK10039 chromosome 5, ASM80110v3, whole genome shotgun sequence genome and harbors:
- the LOC108863104 gene encoding LOW QUALITY PROTEIN: probable inactive E3 ubiquitin-protein ligase SINAT6 (The sequence of the model RefSeq protein was modified relative to this genomic sequence to represent the inferred CDS: inserted 1 base in 1 codon) produces the protein MYVVIVHTYVTYIHTPFSSFHFHHLPRDSCEMEPPIDDLQIECQVHELLDFPCSIDHHTREVITDKEKPYNCPYCGSKCTVTGDIQCLLEHLRNDHHVEMHDGRCFSHRYVHHNPTKHHHHATRMLTLLDCYGRQFCLYFEAFHLXKTPMYIAFMQFMGDEEEATSFSYTLEVNGNGRKMTWQGVPRSIRDSHKTVRDSQDGLIITRKLALFFSADNTNSKQLKLKISGRVWREH
- the LOC108863103 gene encoding casein kinase 1-like protein HD16; translated protein: MPEPRRGVRRVSDAVAPNQQPTDKKKQSKRVTEAAAERPRPRTRLAARKLKEEDKVNLEEEKNQVREEEEEEEKEVMAIGNDSGGSNKAAAQEEEGNTAPFPERVQVGGSPLYKVERKLGKGGFGQVFVGRRISGGNERSVGASILEVALKFEHRTSKGCNYGPPHEWQVYNTLGGSHGVPRVHFKGRQGDYYVMVMDILGPSLWDIWNTSGQAMSSEMVACIAVESLSILEKMHAKGYVHGDVKPENFLLGQPSTPQEKKLFLVDLGLATKWREGGGSGQHVEYDQRPDMFRGTVRYASAHAHLGRTASRRDDLESLAYTLIFLHRGRLPWQGYQGDNKSFLVCKKKMATSPDMLCCFCPPPFKQFLEIVVNMKFDEEPNYGKLVSLFQELLGENPAIRPINTEGAQKIIFQVGQKRGRLSIGEEEDDAPRKKVRLGVPATQWISIYNARQPMKQRYHYNVADTRLAQHIERGTADGLLISCVSSCSNLWALIMDAGTGFTNQVYELSPVFLHKEWIMEQWEKNYYISSIAGAANGSSLVVMSKGTAFTQQSYKVSDSFPFKWINKKWREGFHVTSMATAGTRWGVVMSRNSGYSEQVVELDFLYPSEGIHRRWDGGFRITSTAATTDQAALILSIPRRRLVDETQETLRTSQFPSTHVKEKWGKNLYLASLSYGRTVS